ATATCCTTTTTTATCCGCCGTCGGGCGGTGCAGTCCAGCATAACCCGGTCGCGATAATCCGGCGCCGGGCAGGACCAGTGCAGTTCTTCCTCGATCCGGTGGCGCAATACGTCGGACGCCGGTTCGCCATGGCTGACATGGATCAGTTCGGAAACCGTTGCGCCATCCAGTCACGGCCGCGCAGCATCGCGTCCAGCGGGCCGAAGGCGCACATGTAATGTCCGGTAAAGCCGGTCGCCTCGACGCGGGCGAACATGTCGGTGAAATCGACGATGCCCTCGCCCGGCTGCATGTGCCGTTCGTATTCGCCGTTGCTGTCGGCCACCCGTACCTCGCCCAGCCGGTCCACCGGCATGGCGTCGAGGAACCCGGCGATGCCCTCCGGCACCAGGGTTGCGTGATTGATGGTGAAGGACCAGCGCAGCGCCGGCGAATCGATGGCGTCGAAATAGTACAGGCATTCCTCGACATTATGGGCGAGGTAATGCACTTCCGCCCGGTCCGGCTCCCAATTGAGGTTTTCCAGCAGCAGTTGCACGCCTTTCTCCTCCGCGTAGCCGGTGGCCCGCTTCAGCCGTTCCAGCCCCGCCGCCATGCGCAGCGGCTTGTCGTCTGTGAAGTGATAGCCCGCATGCACCTCCACCCAGGCCGCGTTCAGCCGCGCCGCCGCATCGATATAGGCGCGCAGGTATTCGTCCGCGGCGTCGCGCAGGAAGGGCGAGACTTCGGCGATGTTGACCGCCGATAAGGTATGCAGGCCGAGGGTCACGCCGGTTTCGGCACAGCGTTCGCGGATCGCGGCGCAGGCGGGTTCGGTAAACCGCTCCAGCGCGTTGGGCGCGATGTCGATCCGCGTATCGATATAGCGCACGCCGTTCGCGATTGCCCATTCGACCGCGTCTTCCGTCGGCAGCTTGTTCCCGGTGTCGATGCCGATCCGGTCCCTGATGTCGCTCATTTTTCCGCCCCCCCTGTGCCGCGATGCATAGTACCGCTTCGCCCTTCGCGATCAATGGTCCCGTGACAATTCGGTCGGCAACGAAGTATCATTCGGGCGGATTGCCCTATATTCCGTGCCCATGCTCACCATCGACACCTCCATCATTATCGGACTGACCTTCCTGCTGGCCGGGCTGGTCAAGGGCGTTATCGGGCTGGGCGTGCCGACCGTGTCGCTGGCGATCCTGACCGCGACCCTGGGGCTGAAGCCGGCGATGGCGCTGCTGCTGTTTCCGTCCTTCGTCACCAATCTGTGGCAGGGGCTGGTCGGCGGCGCGCTGACGGAAATCCTGAAACGGCTCTGGCTGATGCTGGTCATGGTCTGTATCGGCACCTGGTTCGGCGTGTCGGTGCTGGCGGCGGCGGACGCGCGAATCATGTCGGCCGTGCTGGGCGGCGTTCTGGCGCTTTATGCCGGCGTCAACCTGCTGCGGTCGCAGGTGCCGGCGCCGGGAAAAGCGGAAATCGTCGTTTCTCCGCTGATCGGCGCGGTGAACGGCGTGCTGACGGGCATGACCGGATCCTTCGTGGTGCCCGGCGTA
The Alphaproteobacteria bacterium genome window above contains:
- a CDS encoding sugar phosphate isomerase/epimerase family protein, translating into MSDIRDRIGIDTGNKLPTEDAVEWAIANGVRYIDTRIDIAPNALERFTEPACAAIRERCAETGVTLGLHTLSAVNIAEVSPFLRDAADEYLRAYIDAAARLNAAWVEVHAGYHFTDDKPLRMAAGLERLKRATGYAEEKGVQLLLENLNWEPDRAEVHYLAHNVEECLYYFDAIDSPALRWSFTINHATLVPEGIAGFLDAMPVDRLGEVRVADSNGEYERHMQPGEGIVDFTDMFARVEATGFTGHYMCAFGPLDAMLRGRDWMAQRFPN
- a CDS encoding sulfite exporter TauE/SafE family protein, with the protein product MLTIDTSIIIGLTFLLAGLVKGVIGLGVPTVSLAILTATLGLKPAMALLLFPSFVTNLWQGLVGGALTEILKRLWLMLVMVCIGTWFGVSVLAAADARIMSAVLGGVLALYAGVNLLRSQVPAPGKAEIVVSPLIGAVNGVLTGMTGSFVVPGVPYLQALGLPRDVLVQAMGVLFTVSTVALALCLGDRQLLTLELGATSLAAVIPALVGMAAGQRIRRRLSEAVFRKVFFCALLALGIYIAGRALI